From the genome of Glycine max cultivar Williams 82 chromosome 2, Glycine_max_v4.0, whole genome shotgun sequence, one region includes:
- the LOC102662600 gene encoding uncharacterized mitochondrial protein AtMg00810-like, whose protein sequence is MAHHRLSYFLGLEVHYGANGIFLSQAKNAHDILERAKLLDVKSISTPLASGIRLTSTGDPFPNPTIYRSLVGALQYLTITHPDLSYVVNFVSQLLQAPITDHFQVVK, encoded by the coding sequence atggcacatcatcGTCTAAGTTATTTTCTTGGTCTTGAGGTACATTATGGTGCTAACGGTATTTTTCTAAGCCAAGCAAAAAATGCCCATGACATTTTGGAAAGGGCAAAATTGTTGGATGTCAAGTCCATTTCTACGCCTCTTGCTTCTGGTATTCGATTGACAAGCACTGGAGACCCATTTCCTAATCCAACCATTTACCGCTCTCTTGTGGGAGCATTACAgtacctcacaatcactcatcCGGATCTCTCATATGTTGTTAACTTTGTCAGCCAGCTCCTGCAGGCTCCCATCACTGATCATTTCCAAGTTGTCAAGTGA